In Littorina saxatilis isolate snail1 linkage group LG8, US_GU_Lsax_2.0, whole genome shotgun sequence, a single genomic region encodes these proteins:
- the LOC138973624 gene encoding BTB and MATH domain-containing protein 38-like isoform X2 codes for MEETAGPSQSRKSSSSTTPEGEETRENVLGDRNEASDVTLVIEGRELYANRGVLAHFSPVFHAMFFSASGFKEKSQDKVELPEKKFQDMVTLFNVLLMPSSSAICQVTDDNLLLLLTLAAEYQMDQVKAVCQDYVGGQLFDHFKSFYQFYTNTKKPARAPGPIPKGSMRGQKSKSGGAVGKRLCKQG; via the exons ATGGAGGAAACCGCCGGACCAAGTCAAAGCCGGAAAAGTTCAAGTTCAACGACACCAGAGGGAGAAGAAACAAGAGAGAACGTGCTTGGAGATCGAAATGAGGCCAGTGACGTCACGCTAGTCATCGAAGGGAGAGAACTCTATGCCAACCGCGGTGTGCTGGCACACTTCTCTCCCGTGTTTCACGCCATGTTCTTCTCAGCCTCAGGTTTCAAAGAAAAATCGCAGGATAAAGTCGAGCTGCCCGAGAAAAAGTTTCAAGACATGGTGACCCTGTTCAACGTTCTCCTCATGCCGTCTTCCTCCGCAATATGTCAGGTTACAG aCGACAATCTCCTGCTGTTGCTGACATTGGCGGCTGAATACCAGATGGATCAGGTCAAGGCCGTTTGCCAGGACTACGTTGGTGGTCAGCTCTTCGACCACTTCAAAAGCTTCTATCAGTTCTATACCAACACCAAAAAACCGGCTAGAGCGCCTGGTCCGATACCCAAAGGCAGTATGCGTGGGCAGAAATCCAAAA
- the LOC138973624 gene encoding uncharacterized protein isoform X1, which yields MEETAGPSQSRKSSSSTTPEGEETRENVLGDRNEASDVTLVIEGRELYANRGVLAHFSPVFHAMFFSASGFKEKSQDKVELPEKKFQDMVTLFNVLLMPSSSAICQVTDDNLLLLLTLAAEYQMDQVKAVCQDYVGGQLFDHFKSFYQFYTNTKKPARAPGPIPKGSMRGQKSKSKSLIDKLLLYLTACDQYELPAYRGEIHDLLIAVTKSRSDLSKSRYYLSLPSDTKIGLLETLCDQTFDRGHHNDDPKDNDRDGDKSEGDDSDDDDIEDDDSDDDLSTKKHLGTEKDQYQPRAFDAMQMIMQRQLGGSDFRSPYGGSINPF from the exons ATGGAGGAAACCGCCGGACCAAGTCAAAGCCGGAAAAGTTCAAGTTCAACGACACCAGAGGGAGAAGAAACAAGAGAGAACGTGCTTGGAGATCGAAATGAGGCCAGTGACGTCACGCTAGTCATCGAAGGGAGAGAACTCTATGCCAACCGCGGTGTGCTGGCACACTTCTCTCCCGTGTTTCACGCCATGTTCTTCTCAGCCTCAGGTTTCAAAGAAAAATCGCAGGATAAAGTCGAGCTGCCCGAGAAAAAGTTTCAAGACATGGTGACCCTGTTCAACGTTCTCCTCATGCCGTCTTCCTCCGCAATATGTCAGGTTACAG aCGACAATCTCCTGCTGTTGCTGACATTGGCGGCTGAATACCAGATGGATCAGGTCAAGGCCGTTTGCCAGGACTACGTTGGTGGTCAGCTCTTCGACCACTTCAAAAGCTTCTATCAGTTCTATACCAACACCAAAAAACCGGCTAGAGCGCCTGGTCCGATACCCAAAGGCAGTATGCGTGGGCAGAAATCCAAAAGTAAATCCCTGATAGATAAGCTTCTGTTGTATCTGACGGCGTGTGACCAGTATGAGCTGCCTGCATATCGAGGAGAAATTCACGACTTGCTCATCGCTGTCACAAAAAGTAGAAGTGACCTGTCCAAATCGCGATACTACCTGTCGCTACCTTCCGACACAAAAATCGGTCTCCTTGAAACGCTGTGCGATCAAACATTTGACAGAGGACACCATAATGACGACCCAAAGGATAACGATCGTGATGGTGATAAGTCAGAGGGCGACGATTCTGACGACGATGACATTGAGGACGACGATTCTGACGACGATTTAAGTACAAAGAAGCATTTGGGGACGGAAAAGGATCAGTATCAGCCCCGAGCATTCGACGCAATGCAAATGATCATGCAGAGACAATTAGGTGGTTCTGACTTCAGAAGCCCGTATGGCGGCTCAATTAACCCTTTTTAA